The Fulvivirga ligni genome window below encodes:
- a CDS encoding PLDc N-terminal domain-containing protein translates to MKSMLILGMIGSWELILILFVLMPGIFALWALIDVVKSEFTNSNNKLVWVLLIIFLPLLGSILYLTIGRSQKLKV, encoded by the coding sequence ATGAAATCAATGTTAATATTGGGTATGATTGGTAGCTGGGAATTAATCCTCATCCTCTTTGTGCTTATGCCTGGAATATTTGCCTTGTGGGCACTGATTGATGTTGTGAAAAGCGAATTTACTAACAGCAACAATAAGCTTGTTTGGGTGCTTCTAATTATCTTTTTACCCCTGCTGGGTTCCATTCTGTATTTGACCATCGGTAGAAGTCAAAAGTTAAAAGTCTGA
- a CDS encoding HEAT repeat domain-containing protein, producing the protein MKLQTIILTIFLLTLSTFQVKADSWTDPDWKEMIDRSDVIALVEYTSQGDFRAKARPLNIYKGKLNTKEIWISGFSNRYGPIDNMSPGDKYIVFLNFYEPTEGALEYWKEQIEEEPELTDYYEAIKSGNAYYVWTPTSGDLRVEGKTVQYDLLQTSYYSKQNYYPLAEFETFLKATSQTKNSKFHEELLNKVKSHAAIEISAQYLMMLYLSSFKSYDPVFQIIANEQKPKPCYALAKLLGEVNDEKSRDILVLLLDNENSVVQGEVVRQLADEAPEFIGPILLAHLGVAGEGGIYPSNLMDPVMNRIDGGKIEIIRTLGEIKYKPAAKSLLPLLETEEDYIFQLVINVLIQLDSRDFIPYINDHLKKRTKPLIFEICQIITDNDLKECKPALMEFISNHNRNDHPGYEYAISTHMGLAHFDDHETRDFLLNDFENLLNNNDTIESGKLKDWIREYIETFQNLESKEARPLIYNSLFKWFGYNYDFAVHPELFAIKKSIEDSINQKSLSVLEGQEVAEIQTIVFINNTSDYGDNFSPYYDQIILIRLDPTKMNLGGGDEIWIKLKSVKEKLSEELNIPIEKISSRSGSYVSNLDDRFDVDIDWSPMQKFYKYGIELPNERDLLFFKTLAQSGFAKDDFDKRQLNRTISEIEEKLNK; encoded by the coding sequence ATGAAACTACAAACAATCATATTGACGATTTTCCTACTGACTTTGTCAACATTTCAAGTCAAAGCAGACAGTTGGACTGACCCTGACTGGAAAGAAATGATTGATAGGTCGGATGTAATCGCATTAGTTGAATACACATCACAAGGAGACTTTCGAGCCAAAGCTAGACCTCTGAACATCTACAAGGGAAAGCTAAACACAAAGGAAATTTGGATTTCGGGGTTTAGCAATAGATATGGACCCATTGACAACATGAGTCCAGGAGATAAGTACATTGTTTTTCTTAATTTCTATGAACCAACTGAAGGAGCTCTTGAATATTGGAAGGAACAGATTGAAGAAGAGCCCGAGTTAACTGATTATTATGAAGCAATAAAATCAGGAAATGCCTATTATGTTTGGACGCCAACATCTGGTGATCTGAGAGTCGAAGGAAAAACTGTCCAATACGACTTGCTACAAACATCATATTACAGCAAACAAAATTATTATCCCCTTGCTGAGTTCGAAACATTTTTGAAAGCCACTTCACAAACTAAAAATTCAAAATTTCATGAAGAATTACTGAATAAGGTAAAAAGCCATGCAGCCATTGAGATTTCTGCACAATACTTAATGATGTTGTACCTAAGTTCATTTAAGTCGTACGACCCAGTCTTTCAAATAATAGCAAACGAGCAGAAGCCAAAACCTTGCTATGCACTAGCCAAGCTGCTTGGTGAAGTTAATGATGAAAAGTCGAGAGACATATTGGTACTACTGCTCGACAATGAGAATAGCGTTGTTCAAGGAGAAGTAGTGAGACAGCTTGCAGATGAAGCCCCTGAATTTATTGGTCCAATTCTTCTTGCTCATTTGGGGGTAGCAGGAGAAGGCGGTATTTATCCTTCCAATCTGATGGATCCAGTTATGAATAGAATTGATGGTGGTAAAATTGAAATAATTAGAACACTCGGTGAAATAAAGTATAAACCTGCTGCTAAATCTCTTTTGCCTTTGCTAGAGACAGAAGAAGACTATATTTTCCAATTAGTAATAAATGTACTTATTCAGTTAGATAGCAGGGACTTTATACCTTATATTAATGACCACCTGAAAAAGAGAACCAAGCCTCTTATTTTTGAAATCTGCCAAATTATTACGGACAACGACCTAAAGGAATGCAAACCAGCATTAATGGAATTCATTTCAAATCATAATAGGAATGACCATCCAGGTTATGAGTACGCTATTTCTACTCATATGGGATTGGCTCACTTCGACGACCATGAAACAAGAGACTTCCTATTAAACGATTTCGAGAATCTACTTAACAACAATGACACAATCGAAAGTGGCAAACTCAAGGATTGGATCAGAGAGTATATTGAAACATTCCAAAATTTAGAAAGTAAAGAAGCAAGACCACTTATTTACAATTCTCTTTTTAAGTGGTTCGGATATAACTATGACTTTGCTGTTCACCCTGAATTATTTGCTATTAAGAAAAGTATTGAAGACTCAATAAATCAAAAGTCCTTAAGTGTCCTTGAAGGGCAAGAAGTTGCTGAAATACAAACTATTGTTTTCATTAACAATACTTCAGATTATGGTGACAATTTCAGCCCTTATTACGACCAGATTATTTTGATAAGACTTGATCCTACAAAAATGAATCTCGGTGGGGGTGACGAAATCTGGATTAAGCTCAAAAGTGTAAAAGAAAAACTTAGTGAAGAGTTGAATATTCCAATCGAGAAAATTAGTTCAAGAAGTGGCTCGTATGTCTCTAACCTTGATGATAGGTTTGATGTGGATATTGATTGGTCTCCAATGCAGAAATTTTACAAATACGGAATTGAATTACCGAACGAGAGAGACCTTTTATTCTTTAAAACACTTGCTCAAAGTGGTTTTGCTAAAGACGATTTTGACAAAAGGCAATTGAATAGAACAATCTCAGAAATAGAAGAAAAGCTGAATAAATAA